A genomic window from Pseudomonadales bacterium includes:
- a CDS encoding CvpA family protein: MAAADIVILIVVLLSAVIGLVRGLFREVLSLGTWLAAFLLALFFAPDAAELLSGQITDHSVRLIAAFFIIFLLTLIVGGIVQWLVKQLITTTGLTGTDRFLGFLFGSARGVLVCIVALIAARPFVEESDWWRASRIAPELLAFEQDVLKLFQKGKDVISEVSEQV; this comes from the coding sequence ATGGCCGCCGCTGACATCGTTATCCTGATCGTGGTGCTGCTTTCCGCAGTCATCGGGCTGGTGCGCGGACTCTTCCGCGAGGTTCTGTCTCTTGGTACCTGGCTCGCCGCATTCCTGCTCGCCCTGTTTTTTGCGCCGGACGCTGCAGAGCTGCTGTCCGGTCAGATCACCGACCACTCGGTGCGGCTGATTGCTGCTTTCTTCATCATATTTCTGCTCACGCTCATTGTCGGGGGTATCGTGCAGTGGCTGGTGAAGCAGTTGATCACCACCACCGGACTCACGGGAACCGATCGCTTTCTCGGTTTTCTTTTCGGCAGCGCGCGCGGGGTGCTGGTCTGCATCGTTGCTCTGATCGCTGCACGACCCTTTGTCGAGGAAAGCGACTGGTGGCGTGCAAGCCGTATCGCGCCTGAGCTGCTGGCTTTCGAACAGGATGTTCTGAAGCTGTTTCAGAAAGGCAAGGATGTAATTTCAGAAGTCTCGGAACAGGTCTGA
- a CDS encoding DUF58 domain-containing protein gives MSEPSPENSPASWRTAIARDDSVVGRRFGKWIDRRIPPSQQITLSQRNVFIFPTRTGFVFGGLLILLILGAINYQASLVYGVAFLLGSLFLVTILYTFRNLSGLSLEFAGGRSGFVGEDVEFTVRVVRTAERTREGIQLGWPETIMQWAELMEREADALRLYVPGLRRGYLNPGRLLVETYYPLGILRAWTWVDLDARVLVYPKPIFQEFPEPGGGRRDEGQLIDPSGSDDFTDIKDYRAGDPVKHIIWRSYARSEQLMVKRYSSYVEPRLWLDLDLVSGDLEEKISRLTGLALKASRLEREFGLRLGHLTIKPALGDAHLEQILRELAVYGLAQA, from the coding sequence GTGTCTGAACCCTCACCAGAGAATTCCCCCGCCTCCTGGCGGACGGCGATTGCCCGGGACGATTCCGTAGTCGGCAGGCGCTTCGGGAAATGGATCGATCGCCGTATTCCTCCGAGCCAGCAGATCACCCTGAGTCAGCGCAATGTTTTCATTTTCCCGACCCGCACCGGTTTCGTGTTCGGCGGCCTGCTCATCCTCCTCATTCTGGGAGCCATCAACTACCAGGCCAGTCTCGTCTACGGCGTCGCATTCCTGCTCGGCAGTCTGTTTCTCGTCACCATTCTCTACACCTTTCGCAATCTTTCCGGACTGAGTCTCGAGTTCGCAGGGGGGCGCAGCGGATTCGTCGGGGAGGATGTCGAGTTCACGGTGCGGGTCGTCAGGACAGCGGAAAGGACCAGAGAGGGCATCCAGCTCGGCTGGCCGGAAACCATTATGCAATGGGCGGAACTGATGGAGCGGGAAGCAGACGCGCTCCGGCTTTATGTGCCGGGTCTTCGACGCGGCTATCTCAATCCGGGACGTCTGCTGGTGGAGACCTACTATCCCCTGGGAATTCTGCGCGCCTGGACCTGGGTCGATCTGGATGCCCGGGTACTGGTGTATCCCAAACCGATCTTCCAGGAGTTCCCGGAGCCGGGCGGCGGACGCCGGGACGAAGGTCAGCTGATCGATCCATCAGGCAGCGACGACTTTACCGACATCAAGGATTACCGCGCCGGCGATCCGGTGAAGCACATCATCTGGCGCTCTTATGCTCGCTCGGAGCAGCTGATGGTGAAGCGCTATTCAAGCTACGTCGAACCCCGTCTGTGGCTTGATCTCGACCTGGTCAGTGGAGATCTCGAGGAGAAAATCAGTCGACTGACGGGACTTGCCCTCAAAGCCAGCCGCCTGGAACGGGAGTTCGGTTTACGGCTGGGGCATCTGACCATCAAGCCCGCACTGGGCGATGCGCATCTGGAACAGATTCTGCGGGAACTGGCCGTCTATGGACTCGCCCAGGCATAG
- a CDS encoding phosphoribosylanthranilate isomerase — MTECSGTRIKVCGITRPEDAEAVARVGAHALGLNFVVSSPRAVGIATAAEIAGQVEGRLQRIALFADSGIAEVEQVLRSVDIDLLQFHGAEPGALCRSFGLPYMKVVSVGRNPIDLSLLAEEYPDACLLLLDTYIPGQAGGTGRPFDWSLWPQRSPWPLVLAGGLTPDNVEAAIRLTHPFGVDVAGGVEGPVKGVKDPDRLARFVAAVHAADRRDS, encoded by the coding sequence ATGACAGAGTGCTCCGGAACCCGAATCAAGGTCTGTGGAATCACCCGTCCTGAAGATGCCGAGGCGGTGGCCCGGGTCGGCGCCCATGCCCTTGGCCTGAATTTTGTCGTTTCCAGCCCGCGGGCTGTGGGAATCGCAACCGCCGCAGAGATCGCCGGACAGGTCGAAGGCAGGCTGCAGCGGATTGCCCTGTTTGCGGATTCCGGCATTGCCGAAGTCGAACAGGTGCTGCGCAGCGTCGACATCGATCTGCTGCAGTTTCATGGTGCTGAGCCCGGCGCACTGTGCCGCAGTTTCGGTTTACCGTACATGAAGGTGGTCAGTGTCGGGCGCAATCCCATCGACCTGTCGCTGCTGGCCGAAGAGTATCCGGACGCCTGTCTGCTGCTCCTCGATACCTACATTCCCGGACAGGCAGGCGGCACGGGCCGGCCTTTCGACTGGTCGCTGTGGCCGCAGAGGTCCCCGTGGCCCCTGGTGCTGGCGGGGGGCCTGACGCCGGACAATGTCGAAGCGGCCATTCGACTCACACATCCCTTCGGGGTCGATGTCGCCGGTGGCGTCGAGGGTCCGGTCAAGGGTGTAAAAGACCCGGATCGACTGGCCCGGTTCGTGGCCGCCGTACATGCGGCGGATCGACGGGACAGCTGA
- the purF gene encoding amidophosphoribosyltransferase, translated as MCGIVGIVSQQNVNQQIYDALTGLQHRGQDAAGMVTSDGQRLHLRKGNGLVRDVFQQHHMQRLIGTVGIGHVRYPTAGSASSAEAQPMYVNSPYGIMLAHNGNLTNSNTLQAEVFQEDLRHVNTNSDSEVLLNVFAHELQIQRALRPDPSHVFNAVAGVHRRCKGAYAAVALIVGCGVVAFRDRFGIRPLVFGRRESATGYDYMVASESVALDTLGFELIRDVAPGEAVFITNDGQVHTQVCAQETELTPCIFEYVYLARPDSIVDRISVYKSRLRMGEHLAEQILERFPNGDHDIDVVIPIPDTGRTAALPLAHQLNVKYREGFIKNRYIGRTFIMPGQKLRQQSVRQKLNAIELEFKGKNVLLVDDSIVRGTTIQQIIQLAREAGARKVYIASAAPAIRFPNVYGIDMPTPNEFVAYNRTEEEVGRLIGADMLVYQRISDLITSAREGNPSIGRFDCSVFDGDYVTGDIDDAYLERLSLERSDSMKQRRDTELNPDQTVIELHNHA; from the coding sequence ATGTGCGGTATCGTTGGAATCGTCAGTCAACAGAACGTCAATCAGCAGATTTATGATGCCCTGACCGGCCTGCAGCATCGCGGCCAGGACGCCGCCGGCATGGTCACCAGTGATGGCCAGCGTCTGCACCTGCGCAAAGGTAACGGACTGGTTCGTGATGTGTTCCAGCAGCATCACATGCAGCGGCTGATCGGCACTGTTGGAATCGGGCATGTGCGTTACCCCACGGCAGGGAGTGCCAGCTCGGCGGAAGCCCAGCCCATGTACGTGAATTCGCCCTACGGCATCATGCTTGCCCACAACGGCAACCTCACCAACTCGAACACCCTGCAGGCGGAGGTCTTTCAGGAAGACCTCCGTCATGTGAATACCAACAGCGACTCCGAAGTGCTCCTCAACGTCTTCGCACACGAACTGCAGATCCAGCGGGCCCTGCGGCCGGATCCCTCGCATGTCTTTAATGCCGTCGCCGGTGTCCATCGTCGCTGCAAAGGTGCATACGCGGCAGTTGCGCTCATCGTGGGGTGTGGCGTCGTCGCTTTCCGGGACCGGTTCGGGATTCGTCCTCTGGTGTTCGGTCGACGGGAATCCGCCACAGGATACGACTACATGGTGGCGTCAGAAAGTGTCGCGCTGGACACCCTCGGCTTCGAGCTGATCCGCGATGTCGCACCCGGGGAGGCCGTGTTCATAACCAACGACGGGCAGGTGCACACCCAGGTCTGTGCGCAGGAGACGGAGCTCACACCCTGCATATTCGAGTATGTCTATCTGGCCAGACCCGACTCCATAGTGGACCGGATATCGGTCTACAAGTCCCGTCTGCGGATGGGAGAGCATCTGGCAGAGCAGATCCTCGAAAGATTTCCCAACGGCGATCACGACATCGACGTGGTCATTCCGATTCCGGACACCGGGCGTACCGCGGCACTGCCGCTGGCCCACCAGCTGAACGTGAAATACCGGGAAGGCTTCATCAAGAATCGTTACATCGGCCGGACCTTCATCATGCCCGGTCAGAAGTTACGCCAGCAGTCTGTCCGCCAGAAGCTCAATGCGATCGAGCTCGAATTCAAAGGCAAGAACGTGCTGCTGGTCGATGATTCCATCGTTCGCGGTACCACCATCCAGCAGATCATCCAGCTGGCGCGTGAAGCGGGTGCACGCAAGGTCTATATCGCCAGCGCGGCGCCCGCCATTCGATTTCCCAACGTCTACGGCATCGATATGCCGACGCCCAATGAATTTGTCGCCTACAACAGGACTGAAGAGGAAGTCGGACGCCTGATCGGTGCCGACATGCTGGTTTACCAGCGGATCAGCGATCTCATCACCAGCGCCCGGGAAGGCAACCCCTCCATCGGGCGATTTGACTGCTCTGTGTTCGACGGGGATTACGTGACGGGAGACATAGACGATGCCTATCTGGAGCGTCTATCGTTAGAGCGGAGCGATTCCATGAAGCAGCGCCGTGACACCGAACTCAACCCAGATCAGACTGTCATCGAACTCCACAACCACGCATGA
- the trpA gene encoding tryptophan synthase subunit alpha: MSRLTGCLQTLRSSGRKALATFITAGDPDSAATVPALHALVAGGADILELGIPFSDPEAEGPTIQASSERGLASGMTLRGCLKLVAGFREKDAETPVILMGYLNSVMAMGFAAFAGAAAQAGVDGLILVNLPPEEAEELKGELAPHGIDLIFLVAPTTTTERARMIASHASGFIYYVSLKGTTGAGHLIAESVAAKVSELRAASPLPVLVGFGIKDGGTASAVARHADGVVVGSALVNTMACQQNSTLRLQELTAQVASIRTALDAGSPG; encoded by the coding sequence GTGAGCCGCCTGACGGGCTGTCTGCAGACACTTCGATCCAGCGGTCGCAAGGCACTGGCCACTTTCATCACCGCCGGTGATCCGGACAGTGCAGCGACTGTTCCCGCACTGCATGCCCTCGTCGCCGGTGGTGCAGACATTCTCGAACTCGGCATACCGTTTTCCGATCCGGAAGCGGAAGGACCTACGATCCAGGCTTCATCCGAACGCGGTCTGGCCAGCGGGATGACTCTGCGTGGCTGCCTGAAGCTGGTGGCGGGTTTCCGGGAGAAGGATGCGGAAACTCCGGTAATTCTCATGGGTTACCTGAACAGTGTCATGGCCATGGGGTTTGCAGCTTTCGCCGGTGCCGCCGCACAAGCGGGTGTGGATGGACTGATCCTGGTCAATCTGCCACCCGAAGAGGCGGAAGAACTCAAGGGGGAACTCGCGCCGCACGGCATCGATCTCATCTTCCTCGTAGCGCCAACGACGACCACTGAGCGTGCCCGGATGATTGCCTCCCATGCCAGCGGCTTCATTTATTACGTGTCCCTCAAAGGCACTACAGGAGCCGGTCATCTGATCGCGGAATCGGTTGCAGCAAAGGTGAGTGAGTTGCGCGCGGCCAGCCCCCTGCCGGTACTGGTTGGGTTCGGTATCAAGGATGGCGGGACGGCGAGTGCGGTCGCCCGCCACGCTGACGGTGTGGTGGTCGGCAGCGCGCTGGTCAATACCATGGCCTGCCAGCAGAATTCCACGCTTCGACTGCAGGAGTTGACCGCGCAGGTTGCTTCGATTCGGACTGCGCTCGATGCCGGGAGCCCGGGCTAG
- a CDS encoding DUF3488 and transglutaminase-like domain-containing protein, which yields MDSPRHSGALGVAYQIPRNTLALLMVAEAVVILPYLFQLSPWLIAVGLFCGYWRAGVYQGRWDYPPRWVKLILVVLSVLGALTSGADAFSLETAASLLIAAFALKLIEMKSRRDAYLVIFLSYFVIATQFLFDQSILITLYELGAMIVVTAALVGLNQLHTRVRPLASMKIAATLVLQALPLTIVLFLLFPRIAPLWSVPLPSSGSTGISDTVTPGAFEQLTQSDALALRVVFDGRIPLPRDLYWRGLVYSELDGSTWRADKRLPPLGESGMPEEGESFDYEVLLEPTQRTWLFGMNVAHPLDAGVRRTRDQRIEVAEPVLSVFRYRVRSFPQEASDLLLNPVLRTRELQLPGLLNPRARSFAAELRARHDDDAGFAAALLTHIRERPYRYTLNPPRYPDPDPIDAFWFDGRAGFCSHYAGAFVFMMRAAGIPARMIGGYQGGEINPLSGHLMVRQYDAHAWAEIWLDGVGWQRFDPTAAVAPERIERGLSSALSAEDRATLSLLTSARLGDWALASRLLQWADSMEHRWNLWVVGYDNRFQSDLLSALLGEMTPARMGLALLVGGALSLGAVAIALFWRRRSVRRNPVEQFFLNFSKRLTGQGQVRQPWESPPAFVRRVADAAGLEDPQVATLIADLEQLLYNPTTASGPAELGVLRRALRRLQFRLALRIARQGGSD from the coding sequence ATGGACTCGCCCAGGCATAGCGGCGCCCTCGGCGTCGCCTACCAGATCCCGCGTAACACGCTGGCGCTGCTGATGGTCGCTGAGGCAGTGGTGATCCTCCCGTATCTTTTCCAGCTGTCACCCTGGCTCATCGCCGTGGGGCTGTTCTGTGGGTACTGGCGGGCCGGCGTTTACCAGGGACGCTGGGACTATCCGCCACGGTGGGTGAAGCTGATTCTGGTTGTGCTCTCGGTGCTGGGTGCGCTCACCAGTGGCGCCGACGCCTTCAGCCTGGAAACCGCCGCATCACTTCTGATTGCGGCTTTCGCGCTGAAGCTCATCGAGATGAAGAGCCGGCGCGACGCCTACCTGGTCATCTTTCTCTCATACTTCGTGATCGCTACCCAGTTCCTGTTCGATCAGAGCATTCTGATCACCCTCTACGAACTTGGCGCAATGATCGTGGTTACCGCCGCGCTGGTCGGTCTGAACCAGCTGCACACCCGTGTGCGACCGCTGGCATCAATGAAAATTGCCGCCACCCTGGTGCTGCAGGCGCTGCCCCTGACCATCGTCCTGTTCCTGCTGTTTCCGCGCATCGCTCCGCTGTGGTCCGTACCGCTGCCGTCCAGCGGATCGACCGGGATCAGTGACACTGTCACCCCGGGAGCCTTCGAGCAGCTCACCCAGTCCGATGCACTGGCGCTGCGGGTGGTCTTCGATGGCCGGATTCCGCTACCGCGGGATCTCTACTGGCGGGGTCTGGTGTACTCGGAGCTGGATGGCAGCACCTGGCGTGCAGACAAGCGCCTGCCGCCACTGGGGGAGAGCGGGATGCCGGAGGAGGGTGAGTCCTTCGACTACGAGGTACTGCTCGAGCCCACTCAGCGAACCTGGCTGTTCGGCATGAACGTCGCACATCCGCTGGACGCCGGTGTACGGCGCACGCGCGATCAGCGCATCGAGGTGGCAGAGCCGGTGCTCTCAGTTTTTCGCTATCGCGTGCGCTCTTTCCCTCAGGAAGCATCCGACCTGCTGCTCAACCCGGTCCTGCGCACGAGGGAACTGCAGCTGCCCGGGTTGCTCAATCCGCGAGCGAGATCCTTCGCCGCCGAGTTGCGCGCCCGCCATGACGACGACGCGGGCTTTGCGGCGGCGCTTCTGACCCACATCCGGGAGCGACCTTACCGGTACACGCTCAATCCACCCCGCTATCCGGACCCCGATCCGATCGACGCTTTCTGGTTCGACGGGCGGGCAGGCTTCTGTTCGCACTATGCCGGGGCATTCGTATTCATGATGCGAGCCGCCGGTATCCCGGCGCGGATGATCGGTGGTTATCAGGGTGGCGAAATCAATCCCTTGTCGGGACATCTCATGGTGCGTCAGTACGATGCGCACGCCTGGGCGGAAATCTGGCTCGATGGCGTCGGCTGGCAGCGTTTCGATCCGACTGCCGCCGTCGCCCCGGAGCGGATCGAGCGCGGCTTGAGCAGCGCGCTGTCCGCCGAGGACAGGGCGACACTGTCGCTGCTGACCAGTGCCCGGCTCGGTGACTGGGCGCTTGCCAGCCGACTTCTGCAGTGGGCGGATTCCATGGAGCACCGCTGGAATCTCTGGGTAGTCGGCTACGACAACAGGTTTCAGTCGGATCTTCTCAGTGCTCTGCTGGGCGAGATGACACCGGCACGGATGGGGCTTGCACTGCTGGTGGGCGGTGCGCTCAGTCTCGGCGCTGTTGCCATAGCCCTGTTCTGGCGCCGCAGGAGCGTCCGGCGCAACCCCGTGGAGCAGTTCTTCCTGAATTTCAGCAAGCGCCTCACAGGCCAGGGCCAGGTGAGGCAACCCTGGGAGTCTCCACCCGCCTTCGTCCGGCGTGTGGCAGACGCGGCCGGTCTCGAAGATCCCCAGGTCGCCACCCTGATCGCCGACCTGGAACAGCTGCTGTACAATCCGACCACCGCCTCCGGACCCGCCGAACTCGGTGTACTGCGTCGAGCACTTCGCAGACTGCAGTTCCGGCTGGCATTGCGCATCGCCCGCCAGGGGGGCTCTGATTGA
- a CDS encoding SPOR domain-containing protein produces MDEQTRYRVTGSLFLLAVLIICLPMIFDGEGEPPLEIEPLEVVTVSPEVTALDTVAPDSEIVARADELRGRYDQEGFSTTDGTRIGEPVLTTPTPETRIWAVQVASFSDSENASRMRDKLREQGFEAFISTARSGESVMSRVGVGPLLSQTDAETLQKELAQMLSVKARVMAFAN; encoded by the coding sequence ATGGACGAACAGACTCGCTATCGGGTGACCGGCAGCCTGTTTCTGCTGGCTGTCCTCATCATCTGCCTGCCGATGATCTTTGACGGCGAAGGCGAACCTCCGCTGGAGATCGAGCCTCTCGAAGTGGTCACCGTATCGCCCGAAGTCACCGCACTGGATACGGTCGCACCAGACAGCGAGATCGTTGCCCGTGCGGACGAACTGCGCGGTCGCTACGACCAGGAAGGTTTCTCCACTACCGATGGCACCCGCATCGGCGAACCGGTGCTGACGACCCCGACGCCTGAAACCAGGATCTGGGCAGTGCAGGTGGCGAGTTTTTCCGATTCCGAGAACGCCTCCAGGATGCGCGACAAACTCCGCGAGCAGGGCTTCGAAGCATTCATTTCTACGGCTCGGTCCGGTGAAAGTGTGATGAGCAGAGTGGGTGTAGGGCCTCTGTTGAGTCAGACAGATGCAGAAACCCTGCAGAAAGAACTGGCGCAGATGCTGTCGGTCAAAGCGCGCGTGATGGCTTTCGCCAACTGA
- the folC gene encoding bifunctional tetrahydrofolate synthase/dihydrofolate synthase, with protein MQADPSSSIDRTKSLADWLEFAESIHPKSVDLGLERVRRVAERLGVLRPAPLSLIIAGTNGKGSTAIAAEALGLTAGLKVGTTLSPHVHHFNERVRIGGVPLDDAALADLFARVDAARDQETLTYFEFSALVALLGFRQARVDLAILEVGLGGRLDAFNIVDADRAIVTSIGLDHQDWLGSDLEQIGREKAGVFRQGQPVVVGAVTDSVIAAADNLNCSVQRLGREFSIQESPRDWVYRSSRRAGIRIPRSDLAPANCALAIAALSSHLQLSDPQIVQAMSGLSLTGRMELYKVQGVSLILDVAHNPAGADFLRQQLERRFPEQRFVAVCGMLADKDAAGAAAALDGIVRQWLTVDTTGPRGQSAASLAEQLVSGLEKGRAGQRAAHTGIGTFDRFGDACDAAVSCAGAKDAILVFGSFSVVEQARNHLREAR; from the coding sequence ATGCAGGCAGATCCCTCAAGTTCGATCGACCGCACGAAGTCCCTCGCCGACTGGCTCGAATTCGCGGAGTCCATTCACCCCAAATCGGTGGATCTCGGCCTGGAGCGTGTGCGCCGCGTGGCGGAACGGCTGGGTGTGCTCAGGCCCGCACCACTGAGTCTCATCATTGCAGGAACAAATGGGAAAGGTTCCACGGCAATTGCCGCCGAAGCCCTGGGTCTGACCGCCGGTCTGAAGGTCGGCACAACCCTGTCACCGCACGTACACCACTTCAATGAGCGGGTTCGTATCGGCGGCGTGCCACTCGATGATGCTGCGCTGGCCGACCTGTTTGCCCGGGTGGATGCGGCAAGAGACCAGGAAACTCTCACCTATTTTGAATTTTCCGCCCTGGTGGCGCTGCTCGGCTTCAGGCAGGCCCGGGTCGATCTGGCGATACTCGAAGTCGGACTCGGCGGACGCCTGGATGCCTTCAACATCGTCGATGCGGACCGCGCGATCGTCACCAGCATCGGACTGGACCATCAGGACTGGCTCGGCAGTGATCTCGAGCAGATCGGCCGGGAGAAGGCGGGCGTGTTCCGTCAGGGCCAGCCGGTGGTCGTGGGGGCTGTGACAGATTCCGTCATTGCTGCAGCAGACAATCTCAACTGTTCGGTGCAGCGCCTCGGCAGGGAATTCAGCATCCAGGAGTCTCCCCGGGATTGGGTATATCGATCATCCCGGCGTGCTGGAATCCGGATTCCCCGCAGCGATCTTGCGCCGGCCAATTGCGCACTGGCCATTGCCGCACTGTCCAGCCATCTGCAGCTGTCAGATCCGCAGATCGTGCAGGCCATGAGTGGACTGTCGCTGACCGGCCGCATGGAGCTGTACAAGGTGCAGGGTGTGAGCCTGATTCTGGACGTCGCGCACAATCCAGCTGGGGCTGATTTTCTGCGCCAGCAGTTGGAGCGCCGCTTTCCTGAGCAACGCTTTGTGGCCGTGTGCGGCATGCTGGCGGACAAGGACGCCGCGGGAGCTGCAGCTGCACTCGATGGCATAGTCCGGCAGTGGTTGACTGTGGACACCACAGGACCCAGAGGGCAGAGTGCCGCCAGCCTTGCCGAGCAGCTTGTCTCCGGTCTGGAGAAAGGGCGGGCTGGGCAGCGTGCCGCCCACACCGGGATCGGAACATTCGACCGTTTCGGGGATGCCTGTGACGCCGCCGTGTCGTGTGCCGGAGCGAAGGATGCTATTCTCGTGTTCGGTTCGTTCAGCGTGGTGGAGCAGGCACGAAATCACTTACGCGAAGCCAGATAG
- a CDS encoding AAA family ATPase — protein sequence MKDLTAKLIDGLNAILLGKDTAVRLALTCLLARGHLLIEDLPGMGKTLLSHALARVLGLSYNRIQFTSDILPADIIGTSIFNRDTSEFRFIKGPLFAQVVLADEINRATPKSQSALLEAMEERQVTADGQTRPLPEPFFVIATQNPTTQTGTFPLPESQLDRFLMRVELGYPEPEAERELLRGGDRRRLLEELQPITDLESLQALQSAVDAVKVSEPLIEYVQRLVGYSRRGAEFAFGLSPRGSLALLHSARAWAMLHGRSHVVPEDVQAVLPSVVEHRLREAADYTGHGGGALAQKLLSRVDVVG from the coding sequence GTGAAAGACCTCACGGCGAAGCTCATTGACGGGCTGAATGCAATTCTGCTCGGCAAGGATACCGCGGTGAGGCTGGCGCTGACCTGCCTGCTCGCCAGAGGGCACCTGCTGATCGAAGATCTTCCCGGTATGGGCAAGACGCTGTTGTCTCACGCCCTGGCCCGGGTGCTGGGTCTGTCCTACAACAGGATACAGTTCACCAGCGACATCCTGCCGGCAGACATCATCGGTACCTCCATATTCAACCGGGACACCAGCGAGTTCCGCTTCATCAAAGGCCCGCTGTTTGCCCAGGTAGTCCTGGCGGATGAGATCAACCGGGCAACCCCGAAGAGCCAGAGCGCACTGCTGGAGGCGATGGAGGAACGACAGGTCACAGCGGACGGCCAGACCCGCCCGCTGCCGGAACCTTTCTTTGTGATCGCTACCCAGAATCCTACGACCCAGACAGGCACCTTCCCTCTGCCGGAATCTCAGCTCGATCGCTTTCTCATGCGTGTGGAACTCGGCTACCCGGAGCCCGAGGCAGAGCGGGAACTGCTCCGTGGCGGCGACCGCCGCCGGCTGCTCGAAGAACTGCAACCCATCACGGATCTGGAGTCCCTCCAGGCGCTGCAGTCGGCGGTGGACGCAGTGAAAGTATCCGAACCACTGATCGAATATGTACAGCGCCTGGTCGGCTACAGTCGGCGCGGTGCGGAGTTCGCCTTCGGCCTGTCACCGCGGGGATCTCTCGCCCTGCTGCACAGCGCCCGGGCCTGGGCAATGCTGCATGGCCGCAGCCATGTGGTGCCGGAGGACGTGCAGGCCGTGCTGCCAAGTGTGGTGGAACACCGTCTTCGGGAAGCAGCCGACTACACCGGTCATGGCGGTGGGGCACTCGCCCAGAAGCTGCTCTCCCGGGTGGACGTCGTAGGCTAG
- the trpB gene encoding tryptophan synthase subunit beta has product MDGANRYDQPIGGHFGQHGGRFVAETLMHALDQLTELYESASKDPEFQAEFRRDLANYVGRPTPLYCAERLTRHLGGARIYLKREDLNHTGAHKVNNTIGQALLAKRMGKPRVIAETGAGQHGVATATVAARLGLKCQVYMGAEDIKRQSLNVYRMKLLGAEVIPVHSGSRTLKDAMNEALRDWVTNVDDTHYIIGTVAGPHPYPMLVRDFQSVIGTEARAQCLEAEGRLPDVLVACVGGGSNAIGLFYPFIDDASVRMVGVEAGGDGIETGRHAAPLNAGRIGVLHGNRTYLMEDDDGQIIETHSISAGLDYPGVGPEHAYLKDIRRAEYSAVTDDQAMAAFRLLNRVEGILPALESSHALAWVSEHAGSMDPEQIIIVNLSGRGDKDILTVADIDGIAL; this is encoded by the coding sequence ATGGACGGCGCTAACAGATACGACCAGCCCATCGGCGGCCACTTCGGCCAGCATGGCGGCCGTTTCGTTGCGGAAACCCTGATGCATGCGCTGGATCAGCTCACCGAGCTGTATGAGTCAGCATCGAAGGATCCTGAGTTTCAGGCCGAGTTTCGTCGCGATCTGGCCAACTACGTGGGTCGGCCGACACCGCTGTACTGTGCCGAGCGATTGACCCGGCATCTGGGTGGCGCGCGCATCTACCTCAAGCGGGAAGATCTCAATCACACCGGCGCCCACAAGGTAAACAACACCATCGGCCAGGCACTGCTCGCCAAACGCATGGGTAAACCCCGGGTCATTGCGGAGACCGGAGCGGGACAGCACGGGGTCGCAACTGCAACGGTCGCCGCCCGGCTCGGTCTCAAGTGCCAGGTTTATATGGGTGCTGAAGATATCAAAAGGCAGAGTCTCAACGTCTACCGGATGAAGCTGCTGGGCGCGGAAGTGATCCCCGTGCACTCCGGCTCCCGGACCCTGAAGGACGCCATGAACGAAGCCCTGCGGGACTGGGTAACCAACGTGGACGACACCCACTACATCATCGGCACCGTTGCGGGTCCGCATCCATATCCGATGCTGGTTCGGGATTTTCAGTCGGTGATCGGCACCGAGGCTCGCGCTCAATGTCTCGAAGCCGAAGGGCGTCTGCCCGATGTACTCGTTGCCTGCGTGGGCGGTGGTTCAAACGCTATCGGACTGTTCTATCCTTTCATCGATGACGCCAGTGTGCGAATGGTGGGAGTGGAAGCCGGCGGCGACGGCATCGAGACAGGACGCCACGCAGCTCCATTGAATGCCGGCCGCATCGGTGTATTGCACGGCAACCGCACGTACCTGATGGAAGACGACGACGGCCAGATCATCGAGACGCACTCGATCTCGGCCGGCCTCGATTATCCGGGTGTCGGACCGGAGCACGCCTACCTCAAGGACATTCGACGCGCCGAATACAGCGCCGTGACAGATGACCAGGCGATGGCCGCCTTCCGTCTGCTCAACCGTGTGGAGGGTATTCTCCCCGCACTCGAATCCAGCCATGCGCTCGCCTGGGTTTCCGAGCATGCGGGTTCAATGGATCCGGAACAGATCATCATCGTCAATCTGTCCGGCCGCGGCGACAAGGACATCCTCACCGTCGCTGACATCGATGGAATAGCACTGTGA